A window of Paenibacillus sp. 19GGS1-52 contains these coding sequences:
- the sigE gene encoding RNA polymerase sporulation sigma factor SigE: protein MMVKWKIALQLQYYRMLFLLGLKSQEIYYIGGSEALPPPLTREEEEYLLQRLSSGDAAVRAMLIERNLRLVVYIARKFENTGINIEDLVSIGAIGLIKAVNTFDPEKKIKLATYASRCIENEILMYLRRNSKTRSEVSFDEPLNIDWDGNELLLSDVLGTENDTIYRNIEEQVDRKLLQKALEKLSERERLIMELRFGLRGGEEKTQKDVADLLGISQSYISRLEKRIIKRLRKEFNKMV, encoded by the coding sequence ATAATGGTCAAATGGAAAATAGCGCTGCAGCTGCAATATTACCGTATGCTATTTTTGCTGGGTCTGAAGAGCCAGGAAATCTACTATATTGGCGGGAGCGAGGCTCTGCCACCTCCGTTGACGCGGGAAGAAGAGGAATACCTGCTCCAACGGTTGTCTAGCGGTGACGCGGCCGTCCGGGCCATGCTGATCGAACGTAACCTGCGGCTGGTAGTATACATTGCCCGTAAATTTGAGAATACCGGCATCAACATTGAAGATCTTGTCTCCATTGGGGCAATTGGCTTGATAAAGGCAGTCAATACGTTTGATCCTGAGAAAAAAATCAAGCTGGCCACTTATGCTTCACGCTGCATCGAGAATGAAATCCTGATGTATCTGCGGCGCAATAGCAAGACGCGGAGCGAGGTTTCTTTTGATGAACCGCTTAATATCGATTGGGATGGCAATGAATTATTGCTCTCAGATGTTCTGGGAACAGAGAATGACACGATTTATCGCAACATTGAGGAGCAGGTGGATCGCAAGCTGCTGCAGAAAGCGCTAGAGAAGCTGAGTGAACGGGAAAGACTCATTATGGAGCTGCGTTTCGGGCTGCGCGGAGGCGAGGAAAAGACACAAAAGGATGTTGCGGATCTGCTCGGTATATCCCAATCCTATATTTCCCGTCTGGAGAAAAGAATTATCAAGCGGCTGCGCAAGGAGTTCAACAAGATGGTGTAA
- the sigG gene encoding RNA polymerase sporulation sigma factor SigG has translation MTRNKVEICGVDTAKLPVLTNVEMRALFTSLQQQGERSAREKLVNGNLRLVLSVIQRFNNRGEFVDDLFQVGCIGLMKAIDNFDLSQNVKFSTYAVPMIIGEIRRYLRDNNPIRVSRSLRDIAYKALQVRDSLTNQNSREPTIFEISEALGVPKEDVVFALDAIQDPVSLFEPIYHDGGDPIYVMDQISDDRNKDVSWIEEIALREAMRKLGQREKRILSMRFFEGKTQMEVADEIGISQAQVSRLEKSAIQQMQKYVKS, from the coding sequence ATGACCCGAAATAAAGTCGAGATTTGCGGTGTGGACACCGCTAAGTTGCCCGTTCTGACGAATGTGGAAATGAGGGCATTGTTCACTTCGCTGCAGCAGCAGGGCGAGCGATCCGCCAGAGAGAAATTGGTAAACGGTAACTTGAGACTTGTTCTGAGCGTTATCCAGAGATTCAATAATCGGGGAGAGTTCGTTGACGATTTGTTTCAGGTAGGCTGTATTGGGCTGATGAAAGCCATCGATAATTTTGACTTATCGCAAAATGTTAAATTCTCTACCTATGCTGTGCCGATGATTATCGGTGAGATCCGCCGTTATCTACGTGACAACAACCCGATACGTGTATCGCGTTCACTGCGGGATATTGCCTACAAAGCACTGCAGGTACGCGACAGTCTAACTAATCAGAATTCACGAGAGCCCACAATATTTGAAATATCAGAAGCGCTCGGCGTGCCAAAAGAAGATGTCGTATTTGCTCTTGATGCCATTCAGGACCCGGTCTCTTTATTCGAACCGATATACCATGATGGTGGAGATCCAATCTATGTAATGGATCAGATTAGTGATGACAGGAATAAAGATGTTTCTTGGATCGAAGAAATTGCGTTGCGTGAAGCGATGCGCAAGCTGGGTCAACGTGAGAAACGGATTCTGTCCATGCGCTTTTTTGAAGGGAAAACCCAGATGGAGGTAGCGGATGAGATAGGCATTTCACAGGCCCAGGTCTCACGTCTTGAGAAATCGGCTATCCAGCAAATGCAGAAATATGTGAAGTCCTAA
- a CDS encoding YlmC/YmxH family sporulation protein: MKISDFQTKDVINIVDGKRLGQISDLELDLRRGVIDAIVIPGYTRFMGLFGGGTDLIIPWRNIVKIGSDVVLVKIEESRMPQAEGERETMYLERGDRNERRTY; encoded by the coding sequence ATGAAAATTTCTGATTTTCAGACTAAGGATGTTATCAATATTGTGGATGGCAAGCGGCTAGGTCAGATTAGTGATCTGGAGCTTGATCTGCGGCGCGGTGTCATTGATGCGATCGTCATTCCCGGCTATACCCGCTTTATGGGGTTGTTCGGAGGAGGTACGGATCTGATCATCCCATGGCGGAATATTGTCAAGATCGGTTCTGATGTAGTGCTGGTAAAGATTGAAGAGTCCAGAATGCCTCAGGCAGAAGGAGAACGGGAAACGATGTATCTGGAACGGGGAGACCGCAATGAACGGCGCACTTATTAA
- the pgeF gene encoding peptidoglycan editing factor PgeF, translating to MEPFVQSDGMPLLLRLEPWCAEHNGITAGLTSRQGGAGKAPYDSLNCAFHVGDAPEDVLSNRRTLAESLGFTLDAWTCGEQTHGTEIAIVREADRGRGSKDRASAFQATDGLLTNVPGVLLTSFYADCVPLYFYDPLHGVVGLAHAGWKGTVAEIAAAMVKAMEINFGSHPTNILAAIGPSIGECCYEVDDYVMKHVHRLEDDLAKHIEIGNSTDLYEKSDADESKTMLNLKEMNQRIMIKAGILPTHIECTTWCTSCNPNLFFSYRKENGITGRMTSWIGIKES from the coding sequence ATGGAACCGTTTGTACAGAGTGACGGGATGCCTCTGCTGCTTCGGCTGGAGCCGTGGTGTGCAGAGCACAATGGAATTACTGCGGGTTTGACTAGCAGACAGGGTGGGGCCGGCAAGGCACCGTATGACAGCCTGAATTGTGCATTTCATGTTGGGGATGCACCCGAAGATGTTCTGAGCAACCGGAGAACACTCGCTGAAAGCCTTGGGTTCACTCTCGACGCTTGGACATGCGGGGAACAAACTCATGGAACAGAGATAGCGATAGTAAGGGAAGCGGACCGTGGACGCGGAAGCAAGGACCGAGCCTCAGCTTTTCAGGCAACGGATGGCTTGCTTACTAATGTTCCAGGTGTGCTGCTTACTTCCTTTTATGCGGATTGTGTGCCGCTTTATTTTTATGATCCGCTCCACGGTGTCGTGGGTCTGGCACATGCAGGTTGGAAAGGTACGGTGGCTGAGATCGCTGCTGCTATGGTTAAGGCAATGGAGATAAACTTTGGTAGTCATCCAACTAATATCCTAGCTGCCATTGGACCATCTATTGGCGAATGCTGCTATGAAGTTGATGATTATGTGATGAAGCACGTTCACCGCCTGGAGGACGATTTGGCTAAGCATATAGAAATAGGGAATAGCACGGACTTATACGAAAAATCAGACGCAGATGAAAGTAAAACCATGCTGAACTTGAAAGAAATGAATCAACGCATTATGATAAAAGCAGGAATATTGCCGACTCATATCGAATGTACAACATGGTGTACAAGCTGTAATCCTAATTTGTTTTTTTCCTATCGCAAAGAAAATGGAATTACAGGCAGAATGACAAGCTGGATCGGAATAAAGGAGAGTTGA
- a CDS encoding YggS family pyridoxal phosphate-dependent enzyme: MLEVEERVARACAASGRNRSDVHVIAVTKYVSLETVSAVLEAGLMQIAESRWQDAERKWKALGDKGTWHFIGHLQTNKVKDVIGKFQYIHSLDRLSLAQELHKKAEAIEQDVHVFLQVNISGEDSKFGLSPEAVPGFLHDIASLNRVKVIGLMTMAPFEGDPELTRPVFRGLRALRDELNHLALTPEPITELSMGMSNDFEVAIQEGATWVRLGTVLVGHEEG; this comes from the coding sequence ATGCTTGAGGTAGAGGAACGTGTAGCACGAGCTTGTGCGGCAAGCGGCCGGAATCGAAGTGACGTTCATGTAATTGCAGTGACGAAATATGTTTCTCTGGAAACAGTATCCGCTGTGCTGGAAGCAGGCCTTATGCAGATTGCCGAAAGTCGCTGGCAGGATGCAGAACGTAAATGGAAAGCCTTGGGAGACAAGGGAACCTGGCATTTTATCGGGCATTTGCAGACGAATAAGGTAAAGGACGTTATCGGCAAATTTCAATATATACATTCTTTGGACCGCTTGTCTCTGGCGCAGGAGCTTCATAAGAAGGCGGAGGCCATCGAGCAAGATGTTCATGTGTTTCTTCAGGTGAATATATCAGGAGAAGATAGTAAATTTGGTTTGTCGCCTGAAGCCGTTCCGGGTTTCCTTCATGATATCGCCAGTCTGAACCGCGTGAAAGTAATCGGACTGATGACAATGGCGCCTTTTGAAGGTGATCCGGAGCTTACCCGTCCGGTATTTCGTGGACTCCGTGCACTGCGGGATGAGCTCAATCATCTTGCGCTGACCCCTGAGCCAATTACAGAGCTGTCGATGGGCATGTCGAATGATTTTGAAGTGGCGATACAGGAAGGGGCCACCTGGGTACGCTTGGGAACGGTGTTAGTAGGCCACGAGGAGGGATAG
- the sepF gene encoding cell division protein SepF, with product MGVMNRFMSFLGLQEEEEIIEREQISRDEDEYEPASVETRKNQRANVVSIHSQKNVKVVLYEPRSYDEAQEIADHLRSHRTVVINLQRVRNDQAMRIIDFLSGTVYALGGGISKIGGNIFMCTPDTVEIQGSITEILGDDPDYNRMR from the coding sequence ATGGGCGTGATGAACCGATTTATGAGTTTTTTGGGCTTGCAGGAGGAAGAGGAAATTATTGAGCGGGAGCAAATTTCCCGTGATGAGGATGAATACGAGCCGGCCTCTGTAGAAACGCGCAAGAATCAAAGGGCTAACGTCGTCAGCATCCATTCGCAAAAAAATGTGAAGGTTGTTCTTTACGAGCCCCGTTCCTACGATGAGGCTCAAGAAATAGCTGATCATCTCCGCTCACACCGGACAGTAGTCATAAATCTGCAGCGCGTGCGCAATGATCAAGCTATGAGAATTATTGATTTTCTCAGTGGAACGGTTTATGCCCTTGGTGGAGGAATCTCCAAAATTGGGGGCAATATATTTATGTGCACGCCGGATACGGTTGAAATCCAAGGCTCTATTACCGAGATCCTGGGTGACGACCCAGACTATAACAGAATGAGGTGA
- a CDS encoding YggT family protein encodes MDQINSIITILFNIYFYMIIFYVLMSWLPNVRDNFIGELLSKLVEPYLTPFRKIIPPLFGTLDISPIVALIVLEFAANGLKSILTYIF; translated from the coding sequence TTGGACCAAATTAATTCAATTATCACGATACTATTCAACATTTACTTTTACATGATCATCTTCTACGTACTTATGTCCTGGTTGCCCAATGTTCGTGATAACTTTATTGGAGAACTGCTCAGTAAGCTGGTAGAACCTTACTTGACTCCATTTCGGAAGATCATTCCCCCGCTTTTTGGGACACTCGACATCTCTCCGATCGTTGCACTGATCGTATTGGAATTCGCAGCCAATGGACTTAAATCTATATTGACCTATATTTTTTAG
- a CDS encoding YlmH/Sll1252 family protein, which translates to MKNEIYGHFHPDERQFVDKAWEWVTHAGEYHETKLTEFLDPRQGYILQSLVNRHPDVTVRWEGGSEGAERKRALVAPDYRELDNEDMELRVLAITSGEQKFLALEHSDYMGSILGLGIKRGKIGDIHVLEDGCHVVVAADIADYLAMNLTGVHRIQVSTEILPLSSLRSSEVKLETMELTAASLRLDGIASDVTRLSRSKILVPIKAGRVRVNWKVEEDPSFGLKEGDMVSIQGFGRFKVLEIGSLTKKGRYRLMVGKFV; encoded by the coding sequence ATGAAGAATGAAATTTACGGGCACTTTCATCCCGATGAACGGCAATTTGTGGACAAGGCTTGGGAATGGGTTACTCATGCAGGAGAGTATCACGAGACCAAGCTGACCGAATTTCTCGACCCCCGTCAAGGTTATATTTTGCAGAGCCTGGTGAACCGACATCCAGATGTTACGGTTAGATGGGAAGGCGGATCTGAGGGAGCCGAGCGTAAACGTGCGCTGGTAGCTCCGGATTACCGTGAGCTGGACAATGAGGATATGGAGCTGCGGGTGTTAGCGATAACCTCAGGTGAACAGAAATTTCTTGCACTTGAGCATAGCGATTATATGGGTTCCATTCTCGGACTAGGAATAAAAAGAGGTAAAATCGGTGATATCCACGTTTTGGAAGACGGTTGCCATGTTGTTGTGGCCGCGGATATTGCTGATTATTTGGCTATGAATTTGACAGGTGTACACCGCATACAGGTTAGTACGGAGATATTGCCTCTTTCCTCCCTGCGCAGCAGCGAGGTGAAGCTGGAAACCATGGAATTGACTGCCGCTTCTTTGCGTTTGGATGGAATAGCCTCAGATGTTACACGGTTAAGCCGAAGTAAAATTCTGGTTCCGATTAAAGCGGGGCGTGTCCGGGTGAACTGGAAGGTGGAGGAAGATCCATCCTTCGGACTTAAAGAAGGCGATATGGTCTCCATACAAGGGTTTGGCCGTTTCAAAGTGCTGGAGATCGGCAGTTTGACGAAAAAGGGCCGCTATCGGCTTATGGTTGGCAAATTTGTCTGA
- a CDS encoding DivIVA domain-containing protein, which produces MPLTPLDIHNKEFSRRLRGYDEDEVNEFLDQVIKDYEIVIRENKEMHNQLLTIQERLDHFVNIEESLSKTIIVAQEAADDVKSNSKKESQLIIKEAEKNADRIINEALSKSRRVAIETEELRKQASIYRTRFRTLLEAQLELLSQDDWNALESREVSENSL; this is translated from the coding sequence ATGCCATTAACACCGCTCGATATACATAACAAGGAGTTCTCCCGGAGACTTCGTGGTTATGATGAGGACGAAGTCAACGAATTTCTGGACCAAGTGATCAAGGATTATGAAATCGTCATCCGTGAGAACAAGGAAATGCACAATCAGCTTTTGACCATTCAAGAGCGACTCGATCATTTTGTGAATATTGAAGAGAGCTTATCGAAGACTATCATTGTTGCTCAGGAAGCGGCAGATGATGTGAAGAGCAACTCCAAGAAGGAATCACAGCTGATCATTAAAGAAGCAGAGAAGAACGCTGACCGGATTATTAACGAAGCGTTATCCAAATCCCGCAGGGTTGCTATAGAGACTGAAGAATTACGCAAACAAGCTTCCATCTACCGCACTCGCTTCCGTACTTTACTGGAAGCACAATTAGAGCTTTTGTCACAGGATGACTGGAATGCTCTGGAGAGTCGTGAGGTATCGGAGAACTCCCTCTAG
- the ileS gene encoding isoleucine--tRNA ligase — translation MHKVDIKEKARTRDVRILKKWNDENTFKRSMENREGKKNYVFYEGPPTANGAPHIGHVLGRVIKDFIGRYQTMKGYRVVRKAGWDTHGLPVELGVEKKLGISGKQEIEAYGVEKFVEQCKASVFGYEKQWREFTEAIGYWTDLDNPYVTLNNTYIESVWNILATVHEKGLLQRGHRVSPYCPSCQTTLSSHEVAQGYKTVKDLSATAKFKLDDSGDYVLAWTTTPWTLPAHMALAMNPDMDYVRAQQEDGVYVLAKNLVDEVLKGEHTILSTHKGSEYIGKTYAPPFGYIQAEKSNVIVGASFVTDSSGTGIVHMAPAHGEDDYKTCREHGISFVNVVDLSGKYTAVVTDFAGRFVKDCDLDIVKALSEKGLLYSKEKYEHSYPFCWRCDTPLLYYATDSWFINTTAIKDQLIANNNTVNWYPEHVREGRFGKFLDELVDWNISRNRYWGTPLNVWVCQDTGKEFAPHSIAEMRSMAIGEVAEDIELHKPYVDNIKLRSPFSEGGVMVRTSEVIDVWFDSGSMPFAQSHYPFEDADKLNDQYPADMICEGIDQTRGWFYSLLAVSTLFKGVAPYKAVIATGHILDENGQKMSKSKGNVIDPWEIINEYGTDAFRWAILSDSAPWNNKRFSRGLVGETKSKIVDTLVNTHAFLTLYAGIDGYDPADHPFKLSENKLDRWILSRLNSLILVVEKGLAINDFVNSSKAIENFIDELSNWYIRRSRDRFWGSGLGEEKLDAYRTLTHVLLTTATLMAPFTPMLSEDIFTNLGGGESVHLVDYPVADESLIDKDLEQNMETARQIVELARNVRNETGIKTRQPLSELIVSLDHTFDVADYEEIVKDEINIKTIVLETSDSGFVDFTLKLNLKVAGKKYGKSVGFLQGFLKALDSESTRKTVQDGLIAIVSPEGEELQITAEELLVEKQAKPGFASASGYGITVALNTEITPELEQEGWVREIVRAVQDYRKRLDLAIEKRIALTLHVDAELKAAVTAFEHVLRENVLVTTIDFDGEHTFETVDVGGKSIGIYIGA, via the coding sequence ATGCATAAAGTAGATATCAAAGAAAAAGCACGGACTAGAGATGTCCGGATCTTAAAGAAATGGAACGACGAGAATACATTCAAGAGATCCATGGAGAACCGTGAGGGCAAGAAGAACTATGTGTTCTATGAAGGTCCGCCGACCGCTAACGGTGCGCCGCATATCGGGCACGTGCTGGGACGGGTAATCAAGGATTTCATCGGCCGTTATCAGACGATGAAAGGCTACCGCGTGGTACGCAAAGCGGGCTGGGATACACATGGTCTGCCTGTTGAGCTTGGTGTGGAGAAGAAGCTGGGCATTTCTGGCAAGCAGGAGATTGAAGCCTACGGCGTAGAGAAATTCGTGGAACAGTGTAAAGCCAGCGTCTTTGGCTACGAGAAACAGTGGCGTGAATTTACGGAAGCCATTGGCTATTGGACGGATCTTGATAATCCATATGTCACCCTCAATAACACCTATATTGAGAGTGTGTGGAACATTCTGGCAACCGTTCATGAGAAGGGGTTATTGCAACGCGGACACCGTGTCAGCCCGTACTGTCCGAGCTGCCAGACTACGTTAAGCTCGCATGAAGTGGCACAGGGCTACAAGACCGTTAAGGACCTCAGTGCGACTGCGAAGTTCAAGCTGGATGACAGCGGCGATTATGTGCTGGCCTGGACGACAACGCCTTGGACCTTGCCAGCGCATATGGCTTTGGCCATGAATCCGGACATGGATTATGTACGCGCGCAGCAAGAGGACGGCGTGTATGTGCTGGCCAAGAATTTGGTGGATGAGGTGCTGAAGGGTGAGCACACGATCCTTTCGACACATAAAGGCTCCGAATATATCGGCAAAACCTATGCGCCGCCATTTGGATATATTCAGGCAGAGAAAAGTAATGTCATCGTCGGCGCTTCCTTTGTTACGGACTCCAGTGGTACAGGGATTGTGCATATGGCTCCTGCGCATGGTGAAGATGACTATAAGACCTGCCGCGAACACGGCATCAGCTTCGTCAATGTGGTTGATTTATCGGGTAAATATACAGCTGTAGTGACTGATTTTGCCGGACGTTTTGTGAAAGACTGTGATCTGGACATTGTTAAAGCATTGTCTGAAAAGGGCTTGCTTTACAGCAAAGAAAAATACGAGCACAGCTACCCGTTCTGCTGGCGCTGCGATACGCCGCTGTTGTATTACGCAACAGACAGCTGGTTTATCAACACGACGGCCATTAAGGATCAGCTGATCGCTAATAATAACACGGTGAACTGGTACCCTGAGCATGTGCGCGAAGGTCGGTTTGGCAAATTCCTGGATGAGCTTGTGGACTGGAACATCAGCCGTAACCGCTACTGGGGCACACCGCTGAACGTGTGGGTATGTCAGGATACCGGCAAAGAATTTGCTCCACACAGCATCGCTGAGATGAGATCGATGGCGATTGGTGAAGTAGCTGAGGATATCGAGCTGCATAAGCCTTATGTAGATAACATCAAGCTGCGCAGTCCGTTTAGCGAAGGTGGAGTGATGGTGCGGACTTCAGAGGTGATCGACGTCTGGTTCGACAGCGGTTCGATGCCTTTTGCCCAGAGCCACTATCCATTTGAGGATGCGGATAAGCTGAACGATCAATATCCAGCGGATATGATCTGTGAAGGGATTGACCAGACACGCGGCTGGTTCTACAGCTTGCTGGCAGTTTCCACTTTGTTCAAGGGCGTTGCTCCATACAAGGCGGTTATTGCTACCGGCCACATCCTTGATGAGAATGGTCAAAAAATGTCCAAATCCAAGGGCAATGTCATTGATCCGTGGGAAATCATCAATGAGTATGGTACCGATGCTTTCCGCTGGGCGATTCTGTCTGACAGTGCGCCATGGAATAACAAACGTTTCTCCCGCGGACTGGTAGGTGAGACCAAATCCAAGATTGTCGATACGTTGGTAAATACGCATGCGTTCCTGACGTTATATGCAGGCATTGATGGCTACGACCCGGCCGACCATCCGTTTAAATTGTCGGAGAATAAGCTGGATCGCTGGATTCTATCCCGCCTGAACAGCCTGATCCTCGTAGTGGAGAAAGGCTTGGCCATTAACGACTTCGTCAATTCGTCCAAAGCGATTGAGAACTTTATAGATGAGCTAAGCAACTGGTACATCCGTCGTTCCCGCGACCGTTTCTGGGGCAGCGGCTTGGGTGAAGAGAAGCTGGATGCTTACCGTACGCTGACCCATGTGCTACTGACTACGGCAACGCTGATGGCTCCATTTACACCTATGTTGTCTGAGGATATCTTTACGAACCTGGGCGGTGGTGAAAGTGTCCATTTGGTGGATTATCCGGTAGCTGACGAAAGTCTGATCGACAAAGACCTGGAGCAGAATATGGAGACTGCCAGACAAATCGTTGAGCTGGCGCGTAATGTGCGTAACGAGACAGGCATCAAGACGCGCCAACCGCTGTCTGAGCTGATCGTATCGCTGGATCATACGTTCGATGTGGCTGACTATGAAGAGATTGTTAAAGATGAGATTAATATCAAAACAATCGTGCTTGAGACTAGCGACAGCGGATTTGTTGATTTCACGCTGAAGCTGAATCTTAAGGTTGCGGGTAAAAAATACGGCAAAAGCGTTGGCTTCCTGCAAGGCTTCCTAAAAGCACTGGACAGCGAATCCACTCGCAAAACAGTACAGGATGGCCTTATTGCCATCGTCTCTCCAGAGGGCGAAGAGCTGCAGATCACTGCAGAAGAGCTGCTCGTAGAGAAACAAGCGAAACCGGGTTTTGCTTCGGCATCTGGCTACGGTATTACCGTTGCGTTGAATACCGAGATCACACCTGAGCTGGAGCAGGAGGGCTGGGTGCGCGAGATTGTGCGTGCGGTGCAGGATTACCGCAAGCGCCTGGATCTGGCGATTGAGAAACGGATCGCCCTGACCTTACATGTGGACGCTGAGCTTAAAGCAGCGGTTACTGCTTTTGAACATGTATTGCGCGAAAATGTACTCGTGACGACTATTGATTTCGATGGCGAGCATACTTTTGAAACGGTAGATGTCGGCGGTAAATCGATTGGCATATATATTGGCGCTTAA
- a CDS encoding DUF5665 domain-containing protein, translating to MSPEEKLNTMYRMTNGLAQQMEKARISEYTELLLSPWRLIGLNLLSGTVRGLGIALGFTFFAATIVYVLQVLGALNLPIIGDYIADIVRIVQHQLELKTF from the coding sequence ATGTCTCCAGAGGAGAAGCTGAACACCATGTACCGAATGACTAACGGACTGGCTCAGCAGATGGAAAAAGCGCGGATTTCTGAATATACGGAGCTTCTGCTGTCCCCTTGGCGTCTGATTGGCTTAAATCTACTGTCAGGAACCGTACGTGGGCTGGGGATTGCGCTGGGTTTTACTTTTTTTGCGGCAACAATTGTGTATGTGCTTCAAGTGCTTGGTGCGCTTAATCTGCCGATTATCGGAGATTATATTGCTGACATCGTGCGCATCGTTCAGCATCAGCTGGAACTGAAGACGTTCTAA
- a CDS encoding GNAT family N-acetyltransferase gives MRINTQEFYINGISYTIRSALAKDAQVLSEIRLLMDGETENLDREKGEGYIDISGFEQLIKADTENNRNLFLVAELNDEIVGFSRCAGNLLKRSSHKVEFGVCVLKEYWGNGIGKNLLKESIAWADGSGVTKITLNVLETNDKAIELYKKSGFEIEGVLRKDKLLADGKYYNTIIMGRFKE, from the coding sequence ATGAGAATCAATACTCAGGAATTCTATATAAATGGTATAAGCTATACCATTAGGTCTGCACTTGCCAAAGATGCCCAAGTATTATCGGAAATTAGGTTGTTGATGGATGGGGAGACTGAGAATTTAGACAGAGAAAAAGGAGAAGGTTACATAGATATATCTGGTTTCGAACAGCTTATTAAAGCAGATACAGAAAATAACAGAAACCTATTTTTAGTGGCGGAACTAAATGATGAAATCGTCGGATTTTCAAGATGTGCCGGAAATTTGTTGAAGCGATCCTCTCATAAAGTAGAATTTGGAGTCTGCGTATTAAAAGAGTATTGGGGAAACGGTATCGGCAAAAATCTGTTGAAAGAATCAATCGCCTGGGCTGACGGTAGTGGAGTCACAAAAATAACTTTAAACGTGCTGGAAACAAATGATAAAGCCATCGAGCTTTATAAGAAGTCGGGCTTTGAAATCGAAGGCGTACTTCGGAAAGATAAACTACTTGCAGACGGCAAATACTACAACACTATTATTATGGGAAGATTTAAGGAATGA
- a CDS encoding IS3 family transposase: MEEHRSEFRIEKMCSLLEVSRSGYYKWRLSPPSDRKMHRERLLKRIEYHFYDNDEIYGSPKITKKLQEEGFVVGEKTVGRIMRENKLRSQATGKFKVQTTDSNHDFPIAPNWLNQHFDVCTMPNQVWVTDITYIHTRQGVLYLASVLDLYTRKIVGWELGNRMKVDLVSAALEKAYKSQQPEKGLIHHSDRGSQYASTDYRKKLKEYHMIRSMSRRGNCYDNACIESFHSILKRELVYRRRFLTKEEAKNHLFRYIEFFYNRKRIHSKLDYLSPDRFESLYYKNLKFAN, encoded by the coding sequence ATTGAGGAGCATCGCTCCGAATTCCGGATTGAGAAGATGTGCAGCCTATTAGAAGTATCTAGAAGTGGCTATTACAAGTGGCGACTCTCCCCTCCCAGTGACCGAAAAATGCATCGTGAACGGCTCTTAAAGCGCATTGAATATCACTTTTACGACAATGATGAAATTTACGGCAGCCCCAAAATCACAAAGAAATTGCAGGAAGAAGGATTCGTCGTCGGTGAGAAAACGGTAGGCCGAATCATGCGTGAGAACAAGCTTCGCTCCCAAGCAACCGGCAAATTCAAAGTCCAGACGACCGATTCTAACCACGACTTTCCTATTGCCCCCAACTGGCTAAACCAGCATTTCGACGTGTGTACGATGCCGAATCAAGTATGGGTAACGGACATTACCTACATTCACACACGCCAAGGTGTGTTGTATTTAGCGAGCGTTTTGGATTTGTACACACGTAAGATTGTCGGTTGGGAGCTTGGAAACCGTATGAAGGTAGACCTCGTTTCAGCAGCTCTGGAAAAGGCCTACAAGTCGCAGCAACCCGAAAAAGGGCTCATTCACCATTCGGACCGAGGCAGTCAATATGCCTCCACAGATTACCGAAAAAAACTAAAAGAATACCATATGATCCGAAGCATGAGTCGCCGAGGGAATTGCTATGACAATGCCTGCATCGAATCGTTCCACAGCATCCTCAAACGAGAACTCGTTTACCGCAGAAGGTTCTTAACGAAAGAAGAAGCAAAGAATCACTTGTTTAGGTATATCGAGTTTTTCTACAACCGGAAAAGAATACACAGTAAATTGGACTACCTCTCACCGGATCGTTTTGAATCGCTGTATTACAAGAACCTAAAGTTTGCCAACTGA
- a CDS encoding transposase, with the protein MTERQRYNKEFIEQTVKYVQEQQKSITDIAEELNIPKGTLKNWMVKYRQFPNEPFVGSGKLRIQEQQIHDLEQKNKDLEEEVAILKKAMHIFSKDRS; encoded by the coding sequence GTGACCGAACGTCAACGTTATAACAAAGAATTTATAGAACAAACAGTAAAATATGTCCAAGAACAGCAGAAGTCCATTACCGACATTGCGGAAGAATTGAACATTCCTAAAGGAACTTTGAAAAATTGGATGGTGAAGTACCGGCAGTTCCCCAACGAACCGTTTGTAGGCAGTGGAAAGCTACGTATCCAGGAACAGCAGATCCACGATTTGGAACAAAAGAATAAGGATCTGGAAGAGGAGGTCGCTATTTTAAAAAAAGCGATGCACATCTTCAGCAAAGACCGGAGTTAA